The Streptomyces sp. NBC_01255 genome window below encodes:
- the cobN gene encoding cobaltochelatase subunit CobN, with the protein MLLLLSHSDTDLLSARAANAASAEGAGGPVEYRFANPSRLSLAELPTLLDGVDLVVVRLLGGIRSWEEGIDAIRATGKPVVVLSGEQAPDAQLMETSTVPVGVATEAHAYLAHGGPGNLEQLARFLSDTVLLTGHGFEAPAPAPTWGPLERTARTTTGPTIAVLYYRAHHMSGNTAFVETLCAAIEDTGAQALPLYVASLRAPEAELLDRLRTADAIVTTVLAAGGTKPAEAQAGGDEEAWDAGALAGLDVPILQALCLTGSRENWEENDEGLSPLDAASQVAVPEFDGRLITVPFSFKEIDADGLPAYVADAERAARVAGIAVRHARLRHIPNAEKKLALVLSAYPTKHSRIGNAVGLDTPASAVSLLRRLIAEGYDFGPAEDLPGLISGDGDELIYALIEAGGHDQDWLTEEQLARNPVRIPAADYKRWYATLPEELRTHVEEHWGPAPGEMFLDRSRNPEGDIVLAALRRGNLLILIQPPRGFGENPIAIYHDPDLPPSHHYLAAYRWIAARAEDGGFGADAMVHLGKHGNLEWLPGKNAGLSAACGPDAALGDIPLIYPFLVNDPGEGTQAKRRVHATLVDHLVPPMARAESYGDIARLEQLLDEYAQISSMDPSKLPAIRAQIWTLIQAAKLDHDLGLQDRPEDDGFDDFLLHVDGWLCEVKDAQIRDGLHVLGGAPEGEARVNLVLSILRARQIWGGTQALPGLREALGLDESAMDRARTDDIEERARRVVEAMEAAGWSVDAITDAAVLGLGAPPMGGTAYGIQLESVKTVLRFACEQVVPRLAGTTDELTHAVHALNGGFVPAGPSGSPLRGLVNVLPTGRNFYSVDPKAVPSRLAWETGQALADSLLERYRTDNGEWPTSVGLSLWGTSAMRTAGDDVAEALALLGVRPLWDDASRRVNGLEAIPLAELNRPRVDVTLRISGFFRDAFPHVIGLLDDAVRLVAALDEPATDNYVRAHAQADLAEHGDERRATTRIFGSRPGTYGAGILQLIDSRDWRTDADLAEVYTVWGGYAYGRGLEGRPARAEMETAYKRIAVAAKNTDTREHDIADSDDYFQYHGGMVATVRALKGTAPEAYIGDSTRPETVRTRTLVEETSRVFRARVVNPRWIEAMRRHGYKGAFELAATVDYLFGYDATTGVVADWMYDKLTQEYVLDADNQAFLKEANPWALHGIAERLLEAESRGMWEKPDPETLAALRQVFLETEGDLEGAGGTDEEE; encoded by the coding sequence ATGCTTCTGCTGCTGTCGCACTCCGACACCGACCTGCTCAGTGCCCGCGCGGCGAACGCCGCCTCGGCCGAGGGAGCCGGCGGCCCGGTCGAGTACCGGTTCGCCAACCCCTCCCGGCTGTCCCTCGCCGAACTGCCCACGCTCCTCGACGGCGTCGATCTCGTCGTCGTCCGCCTCCTGGGCGGCATCCGCTCCTGGGAGGAGGGGATCGACGCGATCCGCGCCACCGGGAAGCCGGTCGTCGTGCTCAGCGGCGAACAGGCCCCCGACGCCCAGCTGATGGAGACCTCGACCGTCCCCGTCGGCGTCGCCACCGAGGCGCACGCCTACCTCGCGCACGGCGGCCCCGGGAACCTGGAGCAGCTGGCCCGCTTCCTCTCCGACACCGTCCTCCTCACCGGCCACGGCTTCGAGGCCCCGGCGCCGGCCCCCACCTGGGGCCCGCTGGAGCGCACCGCCCGGACGACGACCGGCCCGACGATCGCGGTGCTCTACTACCGCGCCCACCACATGAGCGGGAACACCGCCTTCGTGGAAACCCTCTGCGCGGCGATCGAGGACACCGGCGCGCAGGCGCTCCCGCTGTACGTGGCGTCCCTGCGCGCCCCCGAGGCGGAGCTGCTCGACCGGCTCCGTACCGCCGACGCGATCGTCACCACCGTCCTCGCGGCGGGCGGCACCAAGCCCGCCGAGGCGCAGGCCGGCGGTGACGAGGAGGCCTGGGACGCGGGCGCGCTGGCCGGGCTCGACGTACCGATCCTCCAGGCGTTGTGCCTGACCGGTTCGCGCGAGAACTGGGAGGAGAACGACGAGGGCCTGTCGCCGCTGGACGCGGCCAGCCAGGTCGCCGTGCCCGAGTTCGACGGCCGGCTCATCACCGTCCCGTTCTCCTTCAAGGAGATCGACGCGGACGGGCTTCCGGCGTACGTCGCGGACGCCGAGCGCGCCGCCCGCGTCGCCGGGATCGCCGTCCGCCACGCGCGGCTCCGCCACATCCCGAACGCCGAGAAGAAGCTGGCGCTCGTCCTCTCCGCGTACCCGACGAAGCACTCCCGCATCGGCAACGCGGTAGGCCTCGACACCCCCGCCTCCGCCGTCTCGCTCCTCCGCCGCCTGATCGCCGAGGGCTACGACTTCGGCCCGGCCGAAGACCTCCCCGGCCTGATCTCCGGCGACGGCGACGAGCTGATCTACGCCCTCATCGAGGCCGGCGGCCACGACCAGGACTGGCTGACGGAGGAGCAGCTCGCGCGCAACCCCGTCCGCATCCCGGCCGCCGACTACAAGCGCTGGTACGCGACCCTGCCCGAGGAGCTCCGCACGCACGTCGAGGAGCACTGGGGCCCGGCGCCCGGCGAGATGTTCCTCGACCGCTCCCGCAACCCGGAGGGCGACATCGTGCTCGCCGCCCTGCGCCGCGGGAACCTGCTGATCCTCATCCAGCCGCCGCGCGGCTTCGGCGAGAACCCGATCGCGATCTACCACGACCCCGATCTCCCGCCGTCGCACCACTACCTGGCCGCCTACCGCTGGATCGCCGCCCGCGCCGAGGACGGCGGCTTCGGCGCCGACGCCATGGTCCACCTGGGCAAGCACGGCAACCTGGAGTGGCTGCCCGGCAAGAACGCCGGCCTGTCCGCCGCCTGCGGCCCCGACGCGGCACTGGGCGACATCCCGCTGATCTACCCCTTCCTCGTCAACGACCCGGGCGAGGGCACGCAGGCCAAGCGGCGCGTGCACGCGACCCTCGTCGACCACCTGGTGCCGCCGATGGCGCGCGCCGAGTCGTACGGCGACATCGCGCGCCTGGAGCAGCTGCTCGACGAGTACGCGCAGATCTCCTCGATGGACCCGTCGAAGCTGCCCGCGATCCGCGCCCAGATCTGGACGCTGATCCAGGCGGCCAAGCTCGACCACGACCTGGGGCTCCAGGACCGCCCGGAGGACGACGGCTTCGACGACTTCCTGCTGCACGTCGACGGCTGGCTGTGCGAGGTCAAGGACGCCCAGATCCGCGACGGCCTGCACGTCCTGGGCGGCGCGCCGGAGGGCGAGGCCCGCGTCAACCTGGTCCTCTCGATCCTCCGCGCCCGCCAGATCTGGGGCGGTACGCAGGCGCTGCCGGGCCTGCGCGAGGCGCTCGGCCTGGACGAGTCGGCCATGGACCGGGCCAGGACCGACGACATCGAGGAGCGCGCCCGCCGGGTGGTCGAGGCCATGGAGGCCGCCGGCTGGTCCGTGGACGCGATCACGGACGCCGCCGTACTGGGCCTGGGCGCCCCGCCGATGGGCGGCACGGCGTACGGGATCCAGCTGGAGTCCGTGAAGACGGTCCTCCGCTTCGCCTGCGAGCAGGTGGTACCCCGCCTCGCCGGCACGACGGACGAGCTGACCCACGCGGTCCACGCCCTGAACGGCGGCTTCGTCCCGGCGGGCCCGTCGGGCTCCCCGCTCCGCGGCCTGGTCAACGTCCTGCCGACGGGCCGCAACTTCTACTCGGTGGACCCGAAGGCCGTCCCCTCCCGCCTGGCGTGGGAGACGGGCCAGGCCTTGGCCGACTCGCTCCTGGAGCGCTACCGCACGGACAACGGCGAGTGGCCGACCTCCGTCGGTCTCTCCCTCTGGGGTACGAGCGCGATGCGGACCGCAGGCGACGACGTGGCCGAGGCGCTCGCCCTGCTCGGCGTCCGCCCGCTCTGGGACGACGCCTCGCGCCGGGTGAACGGCCTGGAGGCCATCCCCCTCGCCGAACTGAACCGCCCGCGTGTCGACGTCACCCTCCGCATCTCGGGCTTCTTCCGAGACGCGTTCCCGCACGTCATCGGCCTCCTGGACGACGCGGTACGCCTGGTCGCGGCCCTCGACGAACCGGCCACGGACAACTACGTCCGGGCGCACGCGCAGGCCGACCTGGCCGAGCACGGCGACGAGCGGCGCGCGACGACCCGTATCTTCGGCTCCCGGCCGGGGACGTACGGCGCGGGCATCCTCCAGCTGATCGACAGCCGCGACTGGCGCACGGACGCCGACCTCGCGGAGGTCTACACGGTGTGGGGCGGCTACGCCTACGGCCGAGGCCTCGAAGGCCGCCCGGCGCGCGCCGAGATGGAGACGGCGTACAAGCGCATCGCGGTGGCCGCCAAGAACACGGACACCCGCGAGCACGACATCGCCGACTCGGACGACTACTTCCAGTACCACGGCGGCATGGTGGCGACCGTCCGCGCGCTCAAGGGCACGGCCCCCGAGGCGTACATCGGCGACTCCACCCGTCCCGAGACCGTCCGCACCCGCACCCTCGTCGAGGAGACCTCCCGGGTCTTCCGCGCCCGCGTGGTCAACCCGCGCTGGATCGAAGCGATGCGCCGCCACGGCTACAAGGGCGCGTTCGAGCTGGCGGCGACGGTCGACTACCTCTTCGGCTACGACGCCACGACGGGCGTGGTCGCCGACTGGATGTACGACAAACTCACCCAGGAATACGTCCTCGACGCGGACAACCAGGCCTTCCTGAAGGAAGCCAACCCCTGGGCCCTGCACGGCATCGCGGAACGCCTCCTCGAAGCCGAGTCCCGCGGCATGTGGGAGAAGCCGGACCCGGAGACCCTGGCCGCCCTGCGCCAGGTCTTCCTGGAAACGGAAGGCGACCTGGAAGGCGCCGGGGGCACCGACGAGGAGGAGTAA
- a CDS encoding NAD(P)H-binding protein has product MTQPRILVTGATGRVGGAVVGQLHAAGVPVRALVRGEADFPEGVQAVRGDLGDPASLGPALEGVDTVFLVWPFLSAEGASDVIDAIGKHARRVVYLSSAGVGSENEEPGEAITMFHAELERLIEASGLEWTALRPTGFASNTLGWAEEVRTTGAVRAPLAQLARPLIHEADMAAVAVQALTTDTLLGARPLITGPELVTQERQVALIGEAIGRPVRFEEVTLDEAVEQMKAAGYPAELVEAILPAQAKMLDRPEPVNDEVERITGTPARSFREWAVDHAADFR; this is encoded by the coding sequence ATGACACAGCCCAGGATCCTGGTGACCGGCGCGACGGGAAGGGTCGGCGGTGCGGTGGTGGGCCAACTGCACGCGGCGGGCGTGCCCGTGCGGGCGCTGGTGCGTGGGGAGGCGGACTTCCCGGAGGGTGTGCAGGCGGTACGTGGCGATCTCGGTGATCCCGCGTCGTTGGGCCCGGCTCTGGAGGGCGTCGATACGGTCTTCCTGGTGTGGCCGTTCCTGAGTGCCGAGGGTGCGTCGGACGTGATCGACGCGATCGGGAAGCATGCTCGGCGGGTGGTGTACCTGTCGTCCGCCGGGGTCGGGAGCGAGAACGAGGAGCCCGGCGAGGCGATCACCATGTTCCACGCGGAGCTGGAGCGGCTGATCGAGGCATCGGGCCTGGAGTGGACGGCGCTGCGGCCCACCGGGTTCGCGAGCAACACGCTGGGCTGGGCGGAGGAGGTCCGCACCACCGGCGCGGTACGGGCGCCGCTGGCACAGCTGGCCCGCCCGCTGATCCACGAGGCGGACATGGCCGCGGTCGCCGTCCAGGCGCTGACGACCGACACCCTGCTCGGCGCCCGCCCCCTGATCACCGGACCCGAACTGGTCACCCAGGAACGGCAGGTGGCGCTGATCGGCGAGGCGATCGGGCGACCGGTGCGGTTCGAGGAGGTCACGCTGGACGAGGCCGTCGAGCAGATGAAGGCCGCGGGCTACCCGGCGGAGCTGGTGGAGGCCATCCTGCCGGCCCAGGCGAAGATGCTCGACCGTCCGGAGCCGGTCAACGACGAAGTGGAGCGCATCACGGGCACCCCGGCCCGGTCCTTCCGGGAGTGGGCGGTGGACCACGCGGCGGACTTCCGCTGA
- a CDS encoding DoxX family protein: MFIGYAVVAALLAFALSASAFLTFTRNPQITGNMTKLGVPDSWLPWLATAKAAGAIGLLAGLAVAPLGVAAAIGVTLYFAGAIVTHVRAKDYEMAPAVVLTLIAAAALTLRIASA, encoded by the coding sequence ATGTTCATCGGCTACGCCGTGGTCGCCGCGCTGCTCGCCTTCGCGCTCTCCGCCTCCGCCTTCCTGACCTTCACCCGCAACCCGCAGATCACCGGCAACATGACCAAGCTGGGCGTCCCGGATTCCTGGCTGCCCTGGCTGGCGACGGCGAAGGCGGCGGGCGCGATCGGCCTCCTCGCGGGCCTCGCGGTGGCCCCGCTGGGCGTGGCGGCGGCGATCGGCGTGACGCTCTACTTCGCGGGCGCGATCGTCACCCACGTACGCGCGAAGGACTACGAGATGGCCCCGGCGGTGGTCCTCACCCTGATCGCAGCGGCAGCCCTGACCCTGCGCATAGCCTCCGCCTGA
- a CDS encoding MarR family winged helix-turn-helix transcriptional regulator has protein sequence MAALPTDRLGFLLSFRGELTGARLRAALGVVGLHPRNAMTLMQLAPGAMSQRELATVMEIDPSQLVAILNELEAEGLAERRRDPADRRRHIVEITAAGAEALERVDSAVSAAERELFGDLTEAEQAVLRGLLDRVVVDPADHDCG, from the coding sequence ATGGCAGCTCTCCCGACCGATCGCCTCGGCTTCCTCCTCTCCTTCCGGGGGGAGCTCACCGGTGCGCGTCTCCGTGCCGCTCTGGGCGTCGTGGGATTGCATCCGCGGAACGCGATGACGTTGATGCAGCTCGCCCCGGGGGCCATGAGTCAGCGGGAGCTGGCCACCGTGATGGAGATCGATCCCAGTCAACTCGTCGCGATTTTGAATGAGTTGGAGGCCGAAGGGCTTGCCGAGCGGCGGCGTGATCCGGCCGACCGGCGCCGTCATATCGTCGAGATCACGGCGGCGGGCGCGGAAGCGCTCGAACGGGTCGACTCGGCCGTGAGCGCGGCGGAGCGCGAGCTGTTCGGGGATCTGACCGAGGCCGAACAGGCTGTGTTGCGGGGGTTGTTGGACCGGGTCGTCGTCGACCCGGCCGACCATGACTGCGGCTAG
- a CDS encoding nucleoside hydrolase, whose amino-acid sequence MPVPVILDCDPGHDDAFNILLAAAHPSVDLLAITTVAGNQSLEKTTLNARRVCEAAAIRDVPIAAGAAGPLHARPQGGPLVAENIHGGSGLDGPNWEPTFGHGEPTVPQDPRDALTLLRDTLTAHPAPVTLVPTGPLTNIATLLLAYPRLTARIERIVLMGGSVERGNSTPAAEFNILCDPEAADIVFGCGVPVTMFGLNATHQVRATPEVVARLAALGTPLSRLCVELLTYFTQTYREVYGFDTPPLHDPLTVAHLIDPSLVSLVRAAVRVELAGTWTRGATVVDLDGVTGLPPNADVGMEVDAAGFWDLIVEAVRVLGSARPTP is encoded by the coding sequence ATGCCCGTACCCGTGATCCTCGACTGCGATCCCGGTCACGACGACGCCTTCAACATCCTGCTGGCCGCCGCCCACCCCTCCGTCGACCTGCTCGCGATCACCACCGTCGCGGGCAACCAGTCGCTGGAGAAGACCACCCTCAACGCGCGCCGGGTGTGCGAGGCCGCCGCGATCCGGGACGTGCCGATCGCGGCGGGCGCGGCGGGCCCGCTGCACGCCCGGCCGCAGGGCGGGCCGCTCGTCGCCGAGAACATCCACGGCGGCTCGGGGCTCGACGGCCCGAACTGGGAACCCACCTTCGGCCATGGCGAACCGACCGTGCCGCAGGACCCGCGCGACGCGCTGACGCTCCTCCGGGACACCCTCACCGCCCACCCGGCGCCCGTCACGCTCGTCCCGACGGGCCCGCTGACGAACATCGCGACGCTGCTCCTCGCGTACCCGCGGCTGACGGCCCGCATCGAGCGGATCGTCCTCATGGGCGGCTCGGTGGAACGCGGAAATAGCACGCCCGCCGCCGAGTTCAACATCCTGTGCGACCCGGAGGCGGCGGACATCGTGTTCGGCTGCGGAGTACCGGTGACGATGTTCGGCCTCAACGCCACCCACCAAGTCCGGGCCACCCCCGAGGTCGTCGCACGGCTCGCGGCGCTCGGCACCCCGCTGAGCCGGCTCTGCGTCGAACTGCTCACCTACTTCACGCAGACCTACCGCGAGGTCTACGGCTTCGACACACCCCCGCTGCACGACCCGCTGACCGTGGCCCACCTCATCGACCCGTCACTGGTCAGCCTGGTCCGGGCGGCGGTACGGGTGGAGCTGGCGGGCACGTGGACGCGCGGCGCGACGGTCGTCGACCTGGACGGGGTGACGGGCCTGCCGCCCAACGCGGACGTAGGCATGGAAGTCGACGCGGCCGGCTTCTGGGACCTGATCGTCGAGGCGGTACGCGTCCTGGGCAGCGCCCGGCCCACTCCCTAG
- a CDS encoding S8 family peptidase: MRRRPATATLAALTALAALTAAFATGCGSDDTPDPLRNQQWGLDALKMPDAWSTSRGDDTVIAVVDTGVDLDHPDLKGRLVDGYDFVDDDAEPKDLNGHGTHVSGIAAAHTDDGIGVSGGAPGAKIMPVRVLGVDGSGTDANITKGIVWAADHGADVINLSLGESGLAGRLLKGGVLNRAITHANGKGAVVVAAAGNDSTALQPYKLDTPVLVVNAADRTGLPASFTNFGAQNAVTAPGVDILSTLPTYTTKETLKNLSGYGKLSGTSMASPYVSAVAALLHQQGLAPEAIMQTIRDTAANPQKLAKLGLGNVDAAAAVKAAKSD; the protein is encoded by the coding sequence ATGCGCCGCCGGCCCGCCACCGCCACCCTCGCCGCTCTCACCGCCCTCGCCGCGCTCACCGCCGCGTTCGCCACCGGCTGTGGCAGCGACGACACGCCCGACCCGCTGCGGAACCAGCAGTGGGGGCTGGACGCGCTGAAGATGCCGGACGCCTGGTCCACGTCGAGGGGCGACGACACGGTCATCGCCGTCGTCGACACCGGCGTCGACCTCGACCACCCGGACCTCAAGGGGCGGCTCGTCGACGGCTACGACTTCGTCGACGACGACGCGGAGCCCAAGGACCTCAACGGCCACGGCACCCATGTCTCCGGAATCGCCGCCGCCCACACCGACGACGGCATCGGGGTCTCGGGCGGCGCGCCCGGCGCCAAGATCATGCCGGTGCGGGTGCTCGGCGTCGACGGCAGCGGTACCGACGCCAACATCACCAAGGGCATCGTCTGGGCGGCCGACCACGGCGCCGACGTCATCAACCTCTCCCTGGGCGAGTCCGGCCTGGCGGGCCGCCTCCTCAAGGGCGGCGTCCTCAACCGGGCCATCACCCACGCGAACGGCAAGGGCGCGGTCGTCGTCGCCGCCGCGGGCAACGACTCCACCGCGCTCCAGCCGTACAAGCTCGACACTCCGGTCCTCGTCGTCAACGCCGCCGACCGGACGGGACTCCCCGCCTCCTTCACCAACTTCGGCGCGCAGAACGCCGTGACGGCCCCCGGCGTCGACATCCTCTCCACGCTCCCGACGTACACGACGAAGGAGACCCTGAAGAACCTCTCGGGGTACGGGAAGCTCTCCGGTACGTCGATGGCCTCGCCGTACGTCTCCGCCGTGGCCGCGCTCCTGCACCAGCAGGGCCTGGCCCCGGAGGCGATCATGCAGACGATCCGCGACACGGCGGCCAACCCGCAGAAGCTCGCCAAACTGGGCCTCGGGAACGTCGACGCGGCGGCGGCGGTGAAGGCGGCCAAGAGCGACTAG
- a CDS encoding DUF1648 domain-containing protein → MNRATPRLRALAALPYALALAVHLLLFARWRDELPAELATHFSAGGEADRWTGPTAYVLISTGLLLGLAAAWTAFVRRRYLWAAWATAGFTGGLFTQLLRANRVDDVEAVVFSPGTDLAVALAVAAVAGAAGWALTSLVPEGLAEPERSVSGPADGPRLPLAPGEAAGWSKDTGSRALTALAVLALAAAPLTLLVATWPVALFGLLGLVIGVPGLALARVRVTVDRHGLTVRSALVPRPRVRVPLDAIEVASVRDIDAVADFGGWGYRVRAHRTGVVMRSGEALVVRRRGESGREFAVTVSDAGTAAALLNTLAERHGKV, encoded by the coding sequence ATGAACCGTGCCACACCTCGTCTCCGCGCGCTCGCCGCGCTCCCCTACGCCCTCGCCCTCGCCGTCCACCTGCTGCTCTTCGCCCGCTGGCGCGACGAGCTGCCCGCCGAACTCGCCACCCACTTCTCCGCCGGGGGAGAGGCCGACAGGTGGACCGGCCCGACCGCCTACGTCCTCATCAGTACGGGCCTGCTCCTCGGCCTCGCCGCCGCCTGGACCGCCTTCGTCCGGCGCCGCTACCTGTGGGCGGCCTGGGCCACCGCTGGCTTCACCGGCGGACTGTTCACGCAGCTCCTCCGCGCCAACCGCGTCGACGACGTCGAGGCGGTGGTCTTCTCCCCGGGTACGGACCTTGCGGTTGCCCTGGCGGTCGCGGCCGTGGCCGGTGCCGCCGGGTGGGCGCTCACCTCGCTCGTCCCCGAAGGGCTCGCCGAGCCCGAGAGGTCCGTGTCAGGGCCTGCCGACGGCCCCCGGCTCCCGCTCGCCCCCGGCGAGGCCGCCGGCTGGTCCAAGGACACCGGCTCCCGGGCGCTCACCGCCCTCGCGGTGCTCGCCCTCGCCGCCGCACCCCTCACCCTGCTCGTCGCCACCTGGCCCGTCGCCCTGTTCGGCCTCCTCGGCCTCGTCATCGGCGTACCGGGGCTCGCCCTCGCCCGGGTCAGGGTCACCGTCGACCGGCACGGCCTCACCGTCCGCTCCGCCCTCGTCCCCCGCCCCCGCGTCCGGGTCCCGCTCGACGCGATCGAGGTCGCGAGTGTCCGCGACATCGACGCCGTCGCCGACTTCGGCGGCTGGGGCTACCGCGTCCGCGCCCACCGGACGGGCGTGGTGATGCGCTCCGGCGAGGCCCTCGTCGTACGGAGACGGGGGGAGAGCGGGCGCGAGTTCGCGGTGACCGTGTCCGACGCGGGGACCGCCGCCGCCCTCCTGAACACGCTGGCCGAACGGCATGGGAAGGTCTGA
- a CDS encoding GntR family transcriptional regulator, with translation MLFRVDPASSVPLGDQIAACVRGALADGSAEPGERLPAARELADSLGVNVHTVLRGYQRLREEGLIELRRGRGAVIVPGAAAPDRARLVSRLREAAAEARGLGLTEAEFLELARTSLS, from the coding sequence GTGCTCTTCCGCGTCGACCCGGCCTCCTCCGTCCCCCTCGGCGACCAGATCGCCGCCTGCGTCCGCGGGGCGCTCGCCGACGGCTCCGCCGAGCCCGGCGAACGCCTCCCGGCCGCCCGGGAGCTCGCCGACTCCCTGGGGGTCAACGTCCACACCGTCCTCCGCGGCTACCAGCGGCTCCGCGAGGAGGGCCTCATCGAACTCCGCCGGGGCCGCGGCGCCGTCATCGTCCCCGGCGCCGCCGCCCCCGACCGCGCCCGCCTGGTCTCCCGCCTCCGCGAGGCGGCGGCGGAGGCCCGCGGACTGGGCCTGACGGAAGCGGAGTTCCTGGAGCTCGCCCGTACCAGTCTCAGCTGA
- a CDS encoding histidine phosphatase family protein has translation MNAALREARFDDGSPVEEPVSVAPVRLGRSARMLTSPSPRCRGTAELLGLTGAVPEPALAGCAMGRWRGRRLDELAAEEAESVAAWLSDPDATPHGGESLSSLWARVGAWMDALEPGTLWAVAEPDVIRAAAAHALGAPEAAFWRLDVRPRSSVELTGRSGRWNVAIGSVLS, from the coding sequence ATGAACGCGGCCCTGCGCGAGGCCCGCTTCGACGACGGCTCCCCGGTGGAGGAACCGGTGAGCGTCGCGCCGGTGCGCCTGGGCAGGTCCGCCCGGATGCTCACCTCGCCGTCCCCGCGCTGCCGGGGCACGGCCGAGCTCCTCGGTCTGACGGGGGCCGTCCCGGAACCGGCCCTCGCGGGGTGCGCGATGGGCCGGTGGCGGGGCCGCCGCCTGGACGAACTCGCCGCCGAGGAAGCGGAATCGGTGGCGGCCTGGCTCTCCGACCCGGACGCGACCCCGCACGGCGGCGAGTCCCTGAGCTCCCTGTGGGCCCGGGTCGGCGCCTGGATGGACGCCCTGGAGCCGGGCACCCTCTGGGCCGTCGCCGAACCGGACGTGATCCGGGCGGCCGCCGCACACGCCCTCGGCGCGCCGGAGGCCGCCTTCTGGCGCCTGGACGTGCGCCCCCGGTCGTCCGTCGAACTCACCGGCCGCTCCGGCCGCTGGAACGTCGCGATCGGCTCCGTACTCAGCTGA
- a CDS encoding CbtB domain-containing protein, giving the protein MAEAVAPSVTPTTPVVLPVSLPVRTVLPWALFVGLLALVALYFVGAEQGATSVFAGSDVHEWVHDGRHLLGFPCH; this is encoded by the coding sequence ATGGCCGAGGCCGTCGCCCCGTCCGTCACCCCCACCACCCCTGTCGTGCTGCCGGTTTCCCTGCCGGTCCGCACCGTGTTGCCCTGGGCGCTGTTCGTCGGCCTCCTGGCGCTGGTCGCGCTCTACTTCGTCGGCGCCGAGCAGGGCGCCACCTCCGTCTTCGCGGGCAGTGATGTCCACGAGTGGGTCCACGACGGCCGTCATCTCCTCGGCTTCCCCTGCCACTGA
- a CDS encoding CbtA family protein: MYDTSSSTVRKLLVRGMLAGLIAGLFAFAVAYVVGEPSVDASIAVEEAAAKAEHAGHGAAAAAEEEEELVSRDVQSTVGLATGVLVYGVALGGIASLAFAFVLGRVGRFTPKATAALVAAAAFTTVYLVPFLKYPATPPAVGNPDTIGQRTTLFFLMILLSVLLGVAAVVAGRRLAPRLGNWNATLVAGAGFVAAVAVACAFLPGNDDAVQAGFPAAVLWEFRLATLGIQAVLWAVFAVAFGSLAQRLLAPAAPRDAAAVRETVTA; encoded by the coding sequence ATGTACGACACGTCTTCCTCCACCGTGAGGAAACTGCTGGTCCGCGGCATGCTCGCGGGACTGATCGCCGGACTGTTCGCCTTCGCCGTCGCGTACGTCGTCGGTGAGCCGTCCGTCGACGCCTCGATCGCCGTCGAGGAGGCCGCCGCCAAGGCCGAGCACGCGGGCCACGGCGCGGCCGCCGCCGCCGAGGAAGAGGAGGAGCTCGTCAGCCGGGACGTCCAGTCCACGGTCGGCCTGGCCACCGGCGTCCTCGTCTACGGCGTCGCGCTCGGCGGCATCGCCTCCCTCGCGTTCGCCTTCGTCCTCGGGCGCGTCGGCCGGTTCACGCCGAAGGCGACCGCCGCGCTCGTCGCGGCCGCCGCCTTCACGACCGTCTACCTCGTCCCGTTCCTGAAGTACCCGGCGACCCCGCCGGCCGTCGGCAACCCGGACACCATCGGGCAGCGCACCACGCTCTTCTTCCTGATGATCCTGCTGAGCGTGCTGCTCGGCGTCGCCGCGGTCGTCGCCGGCCGCCGGCTCGCCCCGCGCCTCGGCAACTGGAACGCGACCCTCGTCGCCGGCGCCGGTTTCGTCGCCGCCGTCGCCGTCGCCTGCGCGTTCCTGCCGGGCAACGACGACGCGGTGCAGGCCGGCTTCCCTGCGGCCGTGCTGTGGGAGTTCCGGCTCGCCACCCTCGGGATCCAGGCGGTCCTGTGGGCGGTCTTCGCGGTCGCCTTCGGGTCCCTGGCCCAGCGGCTGCTCGCCCCGGCCGCACCCCGCGACGCCGCCGCGGTCAGGGAGACGGTCACGGCCTGA